The following proteins are co-located in the Amphiprion ocellaris isolate individual 3 ecotype Okinawa chromosome 7, ASM2253959v1, whole genome shotgun sequence genome:
- the foxn1 gene encoding forkhead box protein N1 isoform X2: MRESDWDYTSTKRECVQLLNLEFRGRFWCSMSHSHSSKSQTSAPQVGLHTCEPCGTCCQQMAESQESNTFSLRTPAANRRHSADGVTSSAPGRGPVDSDRFHPYRRQFSEGAVAAAGCVQQCSPPYSRLQEVCSPEACLHSDEAPTSWEQYNDSIQSSYPDLPAVPVESCFLSRSYPSYSSSSSLQQVSSRLYPNNDQSSSSKYSLQSVSTPSHQESTPQSLYPKPIYSYSILIFMALKNSKTGSLPVSEIYSFMTEHFPYFKTAPDGWKNSVRHNLSLNKCFEKVENKNGSTSRKGCLWALNPAKVEKMQEELHKWRRKDPITVRRSMARPEELDRLLGEKPDKLRPLPSFTSPALLSRVAPIYSTASSSCTRLRPVCQPFRRSQYPHIQPQQPCYLPDAHPNNSFALYSPCEQQSATANLNSPMAGKMPPLYNGTLQAEYSAGPKSMQDLLLEGEASYDVDTLNPSLTDLQLQGNLWEELRDDSLVSESQVATTTSSSTSVLQDHRIQTSCLQNTSVCQTSAMTAGGRCKVEYEDEETGHGRNAEQPAYLNGRHPVVYSGVESLAGYLTSCTTSISLM; encoded by the exons ATGAGAGAATCTGACTGGGACTACACATCCACTAAGAGAGAGTGTGTGCAGCTACTGAACCTTGAATTTAG GGGCCGATTCTGGTGCAGCATGTCACACTCCCACAGCAGCAAGTCTCAAACGTCAGCCCCTCAGGTCGGCCTCCACACCTGTGAGCCCTGTGGGACCTGCTGCCAGCAGATGGCAGAATCACAG GAGAGCAACACCTTCAGCCTGAGGACTCCAGCTGCCAACAGGAGGCACAGCGCTGATGGCGTCACCAGTTCGGCTCCCGGTCGAGGGCCCGTCGACTCCGACCGCTTCCACCCGTACCGTCGACAGTTCAGCGAGGGAGCTGTGGCGGCTGCTGGGTGTGTCCAGCAGTGTTCTCCTCCCTACAGCCGCCTGCAGGAGGTTTGCAGCCCTGAAGCTTGTCTGCACAGCGACGAGGCGCCAACATCCTGGGAGCAGTACAACGACAGCATTCAG AGTTCATACCCAGACCTACCAGCTGTACCAGTGGAGTCCTGCTTTCTGTCTCGAAGTTATCCGTCATACAGTTCATCGAGTTCATTGCAACAG GTTTCATCTAGATTGTATCCAAATAATGACCAGTCCAGCAGCTCAAAATATTCTCTCCAAAGTGTCTCGACTCCATCGCACCAGGAGAGCACACCACAGTCCCTCTATCCCAAGCCCATTTACTCATACAG CATCTTGATTTTCATGGCTCTGAAGAACAGTAAAACAGGGAGTCTGCCGGTCAGTGAAATCTACAGCTTCATGACGGAACACTTCCCATATTTCAAG ACAGCTCCTGATGGATGGAAGAACTCTGTGCGGCACAACTTGTCCCTGAACAAATGCTTTGAGAAGGTGGAGAACAAAAATGGGAGCACTTCTCGTAAAGGTTGTCTGTGGGCTCTGAATCCAGCCAAGGTGGAGAAAATGCAGGAAGAGCTGCACAAGTGGCGCCGCAAAGACCCCATCACTGTTCGCAGGAGCATGGCAAGACCGG AAGAGCTTGATCGCCTTCTAGGGGAAAAACCGGACAAACTCAGGCCTTTGCCATCTTTCACCAGTCCGGCGTTATTATCCAGAGTGGCTCCCATCTACAGCACCGCCTCATCGTCTTGTACCCGGCTTCGACCAGTCTGTCAGCCCTTTCGCCGTTCACAGTATCCACATATTCAACCTCAGCAACCCTGTTATCTTCCTGATGCTCATCCAAACAACTCCTTCGCCCTGTACTCACCCTGTGAACAGCAGTCAGCCACTGCAAATCTGAACTCTCCCATGGCTGGGAAGATGCCGCCTCTTTACAACGGCACCCTACAGGCTGAGTATAGCGCTGGACCCAAGAGCATGCAGGACCTGCTGTTGGAGGGAGAAGCCAGTTATGATGTCGACACGCTGAACCCCAGTCTGACTGACCTGCAGCTGCAAG GTAACCTGTGGGAGGAGTTAAGAGACGACAGCCTGGTGTCAGAGTCACAAGTTGCCACGACAACCTCGTCCAGTACCTCCGTCCTGCAGGATCACCGCATCCAGACCAGCTGCCTGCAAAACACATCTGTCTGTCAGACATCAGCGATGACCGCCGGTGGTCGATGTAAAGTAGAATATGAGGATGAGGAAACAGGCCATGGACGAAACGCAGAGCAGCCTGCCTATTTGAACGGACGGCACCCTGTGGTTTACTCAGGAGTGGAGAGTTTGGCCGGATATCTGACCTCCTGCACCACGTCCATCTCCTTAATGTAA
- the foxn1 gene encoding forkhead box protein N1 isoform X3: MRESDWDYTSTKRECVQLLNLEFRGRFWCSMSHSHSSKSQTSAPQVGLHTCEPCGTCCQQMAESQQESNTFSLRTPAANRRHSADGVTSSAPGRGPVDSDRFHPYRRQFSEGAVAAAGCVQQCSPPYSRLQEVCSPEACLHSDEAPTSWEQYNDSIQSSYPDLPAVPVESCFLSRSYPSYSSSSSLQQVSSRLYPNNDQSSSSKYSLQSVSTPSHQESTPQSLYPKPIYSYSILIFMALKNSKTGSLPVSEIYSFMTEHFPYFKTAPDGWKNSVRHNLSLNKCFEKVENKNGSTSRKGCLWALNPAKVEKMQEELHKWRRKDPITVRRSMARPELDRLLGEKPDKLRPLPSFTSPALLSRVAPIYSTASSSCTRLRPVCQPFRRSQYPHIQPQQPCYLPDAHPNNSFALYSPCEQQSATANLNSPMAGKMPPLYNGTLQAEYSAGPKSMQDLLLEGEASYDVDTLNPSLTDLQLQGNLWEELRDDSLVSESQVATTTSSSTSVLQDHRIQTSCLQNTSVCQTSAMTAGGRCKVEYEDEETGHGRNAEQPAYLNGRHPVVYSGVESLAGYLTSCTTSISLM, encoded by the exons ATGAGAGAATCTGACTGGGACTACACATCCACTAAGAGAGAGTGTGTGCAGCTACTGAACCTTGAATTTAG GGGCCGATTCTGGTGCAGCATGTCACACTCCCACAGCAGCAAGTCTCAAACGTCAGCCCCTCAGGTCGGCCTCCACACCTGTGAGCCCTGTGGGACCTGCTGCCAGCAGATGGCAGAATCACAG CAGGAGAGCAACACCTTCAGCCTGAGGACTCCAGCTGCCAACAGGAGGCACAGCGCTGATGGCGTCACCAGTTCGGCTCCCGGTCGAGGGCCCGTCGACTCCGACCGCTTCCACCCGTACCGTCGACAGTTCAGCGAGGGAGCTGTGGCGGCTGCTGGGTGTGTCCAGCAGTGTTCTCCTCCCTACAGCCGCCTGCAGGAGGTTTGCAGCCCTGAAGCTTGTCTGCACAGCGACGAGGCGCCAACATCCTGGGAGCAGTACAACGACAGCATTCAG AGTTCATACCCAGACCTACCAGCTGTACCAGTGGAGTCCTGCTTTCTGTCTCGAAGTTATCCGTCATACAGTTCATCGAGTTCATTGCAACAG GTTTCATCTAGATTGTATCCAAATAATGACCAGTCCAGCAGCTCAAAATATTCTCTCCAAAGTGTCTCGACTCCATCGCACCAGGAGAGCACACCACAGTCCCTCTATCCCAAGCCCATTTACTCATACAG CATCTTGATTTTCATGGCTCTGAAGAACAGTAAAACAGGGAGTCTGCCGGTCAGTGAAATCTACAGCTTCATGACGGAACACTTCCCATATTTCAAG ACAGCTCCTGATGGATGGAAGAACTCTGTGCGGCACAACTTGTCCCTGAACAAATGCTTTGAGAAGGTGGAGAACAAAAATGGGAGCACTTCTCGTAAAGGTTGTCTGTGGGCTCTGAATCCAGCCAAGGTGGAGAAAATGCAGGAAGAGCTGCACAAGTGGCGCCGCAAAGACCCCATCACTGTTCGCAGGAGCATGGCAAGACCGG AGCTTGATCGCCTTCTAGGGGAAAAACCGGACAAACTCAGGCCTTTGCCATCTTTCACCAGTCCGGCGTTATTATCCAGAGTGGCTCCCATCTACAGCACCGCCTCATCGTCTTGTACCCGGCTTCGACCAGTCTGTCAGCCCTTTCGCCGTTCACAGTATCCACATATTCAACCTCAGCAACCCTGTTATCTTCCTGATGCTCATCCAAACAACTCCTTCGCCCTGTACTCACCCTGTGAACAGCAGTCAGCCACTGCAAATCTGAACTCTCCCATGGCTGGGAAGATGCCGCCTCTTTACAACGGCACCCTACAGGCTGAGTATAGCGCTGGACCCAAGAGCATGCAGGACCTGCTGTTGGAGGGAGAAGCCAGTTATGATGTCGACACGCTGAACCCCAGTCTGACTGACCTGCAGCTGCAAG GTAACCTGTGGGAGGAGTTAAGAGACGACAGCCTGGTGTCAGAGTCACAAGTTGCCACGACAACCTCGTCCAGTACCTCCGTCCTGCAGGATCACCGCATCCAGACCAGCTGCCTGCAAAACACATCTGTCTGTCAGACATCAGCGATGACCGCCGGTGGTCGATGTAAAGTAGAATATGAGGATGAGGAAACAGGCCATGGACGAAACGCAGAGCAGCCTGCCTATTTGAACGGACGGCACCCTGTGGTTTACTCAGGAGTGGAGAGTTTGGCCGGATATCTGACCTCCTGCACCACGTCCATCTCCTTAATGTAA
- the foxn1 gene encoding forkhead box protein N1 isoform X1 has protein sequence MRESDWDYTSTKRECVQLLNLEFRGRFWCSMSHSHSSKSQTSAPQVGLHTCEPCGTCCQQMAESQQESNTFSLRTPAANRRHSADGVTSSAPGRGPVDSDRFHPYRRQFSEGAVAAAGCVQQCSPPYSRLQEVCSPEACLHSDEAPTSWEQYNDSIQSSYPDLPAVPVESCFLSRSYPSYSSSSSLQQVSSRLYPNNDQSSSSKYSLQSVSTPSHQESTPQSLYPKPIYSYSILIFMALKNSKTGSLPVSEIYSFMTEHFPYFKTAPDGWKNSVRHNLSLNKCFEKVENKNGSTSRKGCLWALNPAKVEKMQEELHKWRRKDPITVRRSMARPEELDRLLGEKPDKLRPLPSFTSPALLSRVAPIYSTASSSCTRLRPVCQPFRRSQYPHIQPQQPCYLPDAHPNNSFALYSPCEQQSATANLNSPMAGKMPPLYNGTLQAEYSAGPKSMQDLLLEGEASYDVDTLNPSLTDLQLQGNLWEELRDDSLVSESQVATTTSSSTSVLQDHRIQTSCLQNTSVCQTSAMTAGGRCKVEYEDEETGHGRNAEQPAYLNGRHPVVYSGVESLAGYLTSCTTSISLM, from the exons ATGAGAGAATCTGACTGGGACTACACATCCACTAAGAGAGAGTGTGTGCAGCTACTGAACCTTGAATTTAG GGGCCGATTCTGGTGCAGCATGTCACACTCCCACAGCAGCAAGTCTCAAACGTCAGCCCCTCAGGTCGGCCTCCACACCTGTGAGCCCTGTGGGACCTGCTGCCAGCAGATGGCAGAATCACAG CAGGAGAGCAACACCTTCAGCCTGAGGACTCCAGCTGCCAACAGGAGGCACAGCGCTGATGGCGTCACCAGTTCGGCTCCCGGTCGAGGGCCCGTCGACTCCGACCGCTTCCACCCGTACCGTCGACAGTTCAGCGAGGGAGCTGTGGCGGCTGCTGGGTGTGTCCAGCAGTGTTCTCCTCCCTACAGCCGCCTGCAGGAGGTTTGCAGCCCTGAAGCTTGTCTGCACAGCGACGAGGCGCCAACATCCTGGGAGCAGTACAACGACAGCATTCAG AGTTCATACCCAGACCTACCAGCTGTACCAGTGGAGTCCTGCTTTCTGTCTCGAAGTTATCCGTCATACAGTTCATCGAGTTCATTGCAACAG GTTTCATCTAGATTGTATCCAAATAATGACCAGTCCAGCAGCTCAAAATATTCTCTCCAAAGTGTCTCGACTCCATCGCACCAGGAGAGCACACCACAGTCCCTCTATCCCAAGCCCATTTACTCATACAG CATCTTGATTTTCATGGCTCTGAAGAACAGTAAAACAGGGAGTCTGCCGGTCAGTGAAATCTACAGCTTCATGACGGAACACTTCCCATATTTCAAG ACAGCTCCTGATGGATGGAAGAACTCTGTGCGGCACAACTTGTCCCTGAACAAATGCTTTGAGAAGGTGGAGAACAAAAATGGGAGCACTTCTCGTAAAGGTTGTCTGTGGGCTCTGAATCCAGCCAAGGTGGAGAAAATGCAGGAAGAGCTGCACAAGTGGCGCCGCAAAGACCCCATCACTGTTCGCAGGAGCATGGCAAGACCGG AAGAGCTTGATCGCCTTCTAGGGGAAAAACCGGACAAACTCAGGCCTTTGCCATCTTTCACCAGTCCGGCGTTATTATCCAGAGTGGCTCCCATCTACAGCACCGCCTCATCGTCTTGTACCCGGCTTCGACCAGTCTGTCAGCCCTTTCGCCGTTCACAGTATCCACATATTCAACCTCAGCAACCCTGTTATCTTCCTGATGCTCATCCAAACAACTCCTTCGCCCTGTACTCACCCTGTGAACAGCAGTCAGCCACTGCAAATCTGAACTCTCCCATGGCTGGGAAGATGCCGCCTCTTTACAACGGCACCCTACAGGCTGAGTATAGCGCTGGACCCAAGAGCATGCAGGACCTGCTGTTGGAGGGAGAAGCCAGTTATGATGTCGACACGCTGAACCCCAGTCTGACTGACCTGCAGCTGCAAG GTAACCTGTGGGAGGAGTTAAGAGACGACAGCCTGGTGTCAGAGTCACAAGTTGCCACGACAACCTCGTCCAGTACCTCCGTCCTGCAGGATCACCGCATCCAGACCAGCTGCCTGCAAAACACATCTGTCTGTCAGACATCAGCGATGACCGCCGGTGGTCGATGTAAAGTAGAATATGAGGATGAGGAAACAGGCCATGGACGAAACGCAGAGCAGCCTGCCTATTTGAACGGACGGCACCCTGTGGTTTACTCAGGAGTGGAGAGTTTGGCCGGATATCTGACCTCCTGCACCACGTCCATCTCCTTAATGTAA
- the foxn1 gene encoding forkhead box protein N1 isoform X4, which produces MSHSHSSKSQTSAPQVGLHTCEPCGTCCQQMAESQQESNTFSLRTPAANRRHSADGVTSSAPGRGPVDSDRFHPYRRQFSEGAVAAAGCVQQCSPPYSRLQEVCSPEACLHSDEAPTSWEQYNDSIQSSYPDLPAVPVESCFLSRSYPSYSSSSSLQQVSSRLYPNNDQSSSSKYSLQSVSTPSHQESTPQSLYPKPIYSYSILIFMALKNSKTGSLPVSEIYSFMTEHFPYFKTAPDGWKNSVRHNLSLNKCFEKVENKNGSTSRKGCLWALNPAKVEKMQEELHKWRRKDPITVRRSMARPEELDRLLGEKPDKLRPLPSFTSPALLSRVAPIYSTASSSCTRLRPVCQPFRRSQYPHIQPQQPCYLPDAHPNNSFALYSPCEQQSATANLNSPMAGKMPPLYNGTLQAEYSAGPKSMQDLLLEGEASYDVDTLNPSLTDLQLQGNLWEELRDDSLVSESQVATTTSSSTSVLQDHRIQTSCLQNTSVCQTSAMTAGGRCKVEYEDEETGHGRNAEQPAYLNGRHPVVYSGVESLAGYLTSCTTSISLM; this is translated from the exons ATGTCACACTCCCACAGCAGCAAGTCTCAAACGTCAGCCCCTCAGGTCGGCCTCCACACCTGTGAGCCCTGTGGGACCTGCTGCCAGCAGATGGCAGAATCACAG CAGGAGAGCAACACCTTCAGCCTGAGGACTCCAGCTGCCAACAGGAGGCACAGCGCTGATGGCGTCACCAGTTCGGCTCCCGGTCGAGGGCCCGTCGACTCCGACCGCTTCCACCCGTACCGTCGACAGTTCAGCGAGGGAGCTGTGGCGGCTGCTGGGTGTGTCCAGCAGTGTTCTCCTCCCTACAGCCGCCTGCAGGAGGTTTGCAGCCCTGAAGCTTGTCTGCACAGCGACGAGGCGCCAACATCCTGGGAGCAGTACAACGACAGCATTCAG AGTTCATACCCAGACCTACCAGCTGTACCAGTGGAGTCCTGCTTTCTGTCTCGAAGTTATCCGTCATACAGTTCATCGAGTTCATTGCAACAG GTTTCATCTAGATTGTATCCAAATAATGACCAGTCCAGCAGCTCAAAATATTCTCTCCAAAGTGTCTCGACTCCATCGCACCAGGAGAGCACACCACAGTCCCTCTATCCCAAGCCCATTTACTCATACAG CATCTTGATTTTCATGGCTCTGAAGAACAGTAAAACAGGGAGTCTGCCGGTCAGTGAAATCTACAGCTTCATGACGGAACACTTCCCATATTTCAAG ACAGCTCCTGATGGATGGAAGAACTCTGTGCGGCACAACTTGTCCCTGAACAAATGCTTTGAGAAGGTGGAGAACAAAAATGGGAGCACTTCTCGTAAAGGTTGTCTGTGGGCTCTGAATCCAGCCAAGGTGGAGAAAATGCAGGAAGAGCTGCACAAGTGGCGCCGCAAAGACCCCATCACTGTTCGCAGGAGCATGGCAAGACCGG AAGAGCTTGATCGCCTTCTAGGGGAAAAACCGGACAAACTCAGGCCTTTGCCATCTTTCACCAGTCCGGCGTTATTATCCAGAGTGGCTCCCATCTACAGCACCGCCTCATCGTCTTGTACCCGGCTTCGACCAGTCTGTCAGCCCTTTCGCCGTTCACAGTATCCACATATTCAACCTCAGCAACCCTGTTATCTTCCTGATGCTCATCCAAACAACTCCTTCGCCCTGTACTCACCCTGTGAACAGCAGTCAGCCACTGCAAATCTGAACTCTCCCATGGCTGGGAAGATGCCGCCTCTTTACAACGGCACCCTACAGGCTGAGTATAGCGCTGGACCCAAGAGCATGCAGGACCTGCTGTTGGAGGGAGAAGCCAGTTATGATGTCGACACGCTGAACCCCAGTCTGACTGACCTGCAGCTGCAAG GTAACCTGTGGGAGGAGTTAAGAGACGACAGCCTGGTGTCAGAGTCACAAGTTGCCACGACAACCTCGTCCAGTACCTCCGTCCTGCAGGATCACCGCATCCAGACCAGCTGCCTGCAAAACACATCTGTCTGTCAGACATCAGCGATGACCGCCGGTGGTCGATGTAAAGTAGAATATGAGGATGAGGAAACAGGCCATGGACGAAACGCAGAGCAGCCTGCCTATTTGAACGGACGGCACCCTGTGGTTTACTCAGGAGTGGAGAGTTTGGCCGGATATCTGACCTCCTGCACCACGTCCATCTCCTTAATGTAA
- the unc119a gene encoding protein unc-119 homolog A, protein MKVQQGCNSADMGIPVTTEEELRRNTVITPEDVLGLQKITKNYLCSPEENVHMIDFTRFKIRDMETGTVLFEITKPPAPAGGKKQCDPNAGRFVRYQFTPAFLQLRQVGATVEFTVGDTPINNFRMIERHYFRDQLLKSFDFEFGFCMPSSKNTCEHIYEFPALSEEIMREMILHPYETQSDSFYFVDNKLVMHNKADYSYSGGP, encoded by the exons ATGAAAGTGCAGCAGGGCTGCAACTCAGCAGACATGGGGATCCCGGTTACAACCGAAGAAGAATTGCGCAGAAACACCGTAATTACGCCCGAGGATGTGCTCGGGCTACAGAAGATCACCAAGA ATTACCTCTGCTCTCCAGAAGAAAACGTCCACATGATCGACTTCACCAGGTTTAAGATCCGTGACATGGAAACAGGGACGGTCCTGTTTGAGATCACTAAACCTCCAGCACCAG CGGGAGGCAAAAAGCAGTGTGACCCCAACGCCGGCCGTTTTGTCCGATACCAGTTCACTCCAGCGTTCCTGCAGTTGCGGCAGGTTGGAGCCAC GGTGGAGTTCACAGTGGGCGACACCCCCATCAACAACTTCCGCATGATTGAGAGACACTACTTCCGCGACCAGCTGCTAAAGAGCTTCGATTTCGAGTTCGGCTTCTGCATGCCCAGCAGCAAGAACACATGTGAGCACATCTACGAGTTCCCTGCACTGTCTGAGGAAATCA TGCGTGAGATGATCCTGCATCCTTATGAGACGCAGTCAGACAGCTTCTACTTTGTGGACAACAAGCTGGTGATGCACAACAAGGCAGATTattcctacagtggagggccaTAG